AGTCACAAgtcgcccttaccacttgagccaacTCAACTAGACCATGCATGTCTCATTTTTAGGAAAACGATTAGTTAGATCCTATCAAATGGAAAGACGATCGTAATTTTCTTGTCATTACTCGTTCTCGTATAATAAATCATGGTAAATAATATGGTATTTCGATACTATCAAATTACATGCGAGTCCTATTGCACACGAGGATTACGTGTAGCTAGGACTTTCCAGTAAAGTGGATGAACGATGCCCACAGAAACTATAACCTAGAAGACCAACGTAAGCCCACAGTATGCATAGAAATTTTTGGAGATGGCCTAAAACCATGCACCCTCTCTTTCTCAAAACCACTGCACTCCCACTGGTTTCCCCCCAACCCTGGCCAGCTGGAACACTCCCATCATAATGACgatgattattattataattagtattatttaattttactatttctttttccttcttaattacttgattaaatattcttaaataatttatatttaggaaTTAAGTAACCCAAGGCCCCCTCTAATTGCACTTTATTTTCTTCGCCCACCTAATGAGAAAAGAATGCACTAATCgagttcttgacttttttttttctctttttaaatgTCAATGTCCGGAAGTTTGacctattttttttaataaaaagtataaaaaaattaCTACAAGATGAAGGTGATTGTAAATATTTTCGGTGacaatattttagtatttaattataaattttaattatttaaatttagcAGATAAAAGTTAAAATGAAATCTTTTTAGTTAAAATTGTTACAAttaatattttcagaaaaaataaaaTCTAATTAAAATTTTAGCAAAAGTAAAGCgtaatttggttaaatttaaaGGACTTATATAGTATAATTTGTCTAAAAAAAGATTTACCAAAATAATGTCAATGTAGTTTgaagaataaagaaaataaaaatactaaattgCATTTTGCTAGctccttaaatttttaaaaattatgaaaattcctTAAAGTTGAACATCAAGCTTTATTATTTATACGAAAGATCAAATAAtcatcacaatttaaaattagaaATAAAGTGTAATTAGTTTGAATTTGAAGGACTTAAAAGTGCAAATGTTCacacttaaaaaaataaaaaaatgtttgtTCTGATGGCATAACTATAATTTTAAGAGCATGGGAGGGCAAATTCAAATAAAGCTATTTATAAAACGAGGCTGAGGAGTACTCGAGGACTACAGTACTACTAACGGTACAGAAGAAAAAACAGAGCCATGCAGTCCTCACTCTCTCTCACCGTCCAAAACCAGCGGCTCTCATGGACAACACGTGGCCGAATTCCGAACCCCCGCCTCACGCCGCCCAGCCCAAGCTTCAAATTCCGGCGTCCAGCAGTTTGCGCGGTGGCGGCTCCGCCTCAGCGGCCGTCGCAAGTGACCCACTCAATGCCGCCGGAGAAGGCCGAAGTGTTCAAGTCGCTGGAAGGGTGGGCCACCCGGAATGTGCTGCCCCTCCTCAAGCCCGTCGAGCAGTGTTGGCAGCAGCAGGATTTCCTGCCCGACCCGTCCTTGCCGTCGGATGAGTTCGCCGATCGGGTGCGGGACCTGCGGGATCGGACGGCGGGGCTGCCGGACGATTTCTTTGTGGTGCTGGTCGGCGACATGATCACGGAGGACGCTCTGCCGACGTATCAGACGATGATCAACACGCTTGATGGGGTCCGGGACGAGACCGGGGCGAGTCAGGATCCGTGGGCCACGTGGACCCGGGCATGGACCGCGGAGGAGAACCGACACGGGGATCTGCTCCGGGCCTACCTTTATCTATCGGGTCGGGTCGACATGCGGATGGTGGAGCGTACGGTGCAGTACCTGATCGGAGCTGGCATGGTGAGTGACTCTACGAGCCCAATTGCACGTGTTGGATACTTTTCTATTGTTTTTATGTGCATTTAttaaattaacatatatataaataaataataattaattttgagAATTGGCAGGACCCAGGGACAGAGAATAATCCATACTATGGATTCGTCTACACCTCTTTCCAAGAGCGCGCCACCTTCATCTCCCACGGCAACACCGCCCGCCTAGCCAAGGAGAGCGGAGATCCCGTGTTGGGGCGCGTCTGCGGCACCATCGCCTCCGACGAGAAGCGCCACGAGCACGCCTACTCTCGAATCGTGGAGAAGCTTCTCGAAGTGGACCCCAACAGCGCCATGCTCGCCATAGCCGCCATGATGCGCAGGAAGATCACCATGCCCGCCCACCTGATGTACGACGGCCGCGACCCTCGACTTTTCGATCACTTCTCCGCCGTGGCCCAGCGGCTCGGGGTCTACACCGCCAGCGATTACGCCGACGTCCTCGAGTTTTTGATCGGACGGTGGAGATTGGAAAAGCTGGAGGGGTTGACGGCGGAGGGCGCGCGCGCACAGGAGTCCGTCTGCGTGCTGCCGCCCAGGATTCGGAAGATGCAGGAGCGGGCGGAGGAGCGCTCGAGGAAGATGGACCCGCCGCTGGCGAGGTTCAGCTGGATATTTAACAAGGAAGTGGCCTTGTATAAATgaggaatttatttatttatttttttgaaaaaggaaGATATTGTAATTTtgtagttaaaaatattttgaagcttaaTTTAGCTGCACTtcgtttattttgaaaaataattacgAGATATGTTTTTAGCGACGAgacaatttcttaattttatatTCTAGACTTTAGAATTTgaaccttaaatttaaatttttatgaataaaatatagtacaaaatttttatatcaaaatttatattttatttaaatttataaaaattaaaataagatttttaatttaaatgtgcaTGGTAtgcaatttataaaaattaaaataagattgTTAATTTAAATGTGCATGGTATGCACTAATGAACTAAGTCACTCAAATGGTGGAATATGATATGAGCATAAGATTTAATTGCTTAAACTTTCGGTTATCTTGGTGCTTATCTATAATTTACATTTAAGGCACATAAAGTACAAGAGTAAGGCTAACTCGAGGAAATGTCAAAGAACTAGGTCTGCTTTGATGAAAGAAAGATCCACTTATCGATTTGTTTTGGAGCCTTTGGAAATTCAACTTATAATAAGGTTTTcctacattaaaaaaattaacgaAATAATAATAGGCAATAAATATTGTACGAAAGGGATATGTGTCTTTTGGTTAAACCTAATTTAGTTTTGATTGGTTCCATTCTAGGGAACTATAATAGACTATGTGGAGACTCGAACCTTCATAAACTAGAAGAATCACATTCTTCGATGAATTCCTTGaaagcctcgtcgacaaaattcagagcctcgtcgataaGAAAATGCTGAGAGGTTTTGGGGGTTCTCGGGAAatccttgtcgacaaaattcagggccTCGCCGATGAATtttgtggtggattcgtcgatgaagacgtcgcctcgtcaacgaagtgggCCGGGTCAAAGaccctataaatatcctatttggtTTCTTAAAGGTTAAGTTTCATCCCAAAaagctcgctctctctctctctctctctctcactaagctgcgaatctctctctctaggattcttcaccgttcgtcttccgtttccaaaaacggagggtattgCGTGGATCATAAGAGAAAACTTTaaacttttagtggatcggatcatCATTtgggagagtttcgggttttcccaaaaatcgaggtaggaatctgatcttagttttcattagatatttggatagcagtagaaaacacgGTAAGATAatattctgtggttttaggttttcaagaTCTTGGGTTACTGATTTGGACcattttcgtacgaagtttcatttcgagtataaggtaaggggaacttgattacaacagttattttggaaaactaaaccgctaaaaagttagtttacattattatgtatgatttaactgcctATTTGTGAAATTCTATCAAGTAGAAAtaccggtttgacgattttacaatttttggtaaaaacgagaatttcgacgtgtgatctccaaattttacaaacattgtttatttgtatttatactatagtaggagaggctcgaatcctttatttattcagttaaactatgtatattgaatttctatcatttagtggGGTTTTGTgtcaaacttgtgtgatatatgttgatatgggaatgaatggattttctatactattgatatagaatatgggaatgaagttccaaaatttttatactgagaatgtgataaacagaggctggtgatacaccgagccgcatcagtaaacaaagaggggtaaattgagtggaaagacaccggtttgaacccaatgctattatgtgaatttgtgaaaaatactggaattgcgcaggtaccatatttgtataaatgaaatttatgatacacggaaccacaacttaagagtcccgggagggttgaaagaTACCTTCTTTGCAaggttgaaataaactactgccatatgatacggcacgatatcgtagctagatgtacacgtgcaaccacacgtatcaaaagatgtgggtaccaagatggtcggctagcaggtgaaaccattggctgatattgggccaatggaggcagtcggatcgtgtGTAGGTACTCGACAATGTCTGcatgaacagggcattggacCAGTATCAATGCACAACCCGGGCCACAGGGTAAAattggttatagggatattttgttgttggtcatctgataaatcattaaatggtcaaaagatagatgtgggaattttgtaatatgactAATGATATAACTGATGCaatactgtattgaaaatatttgatttatattccagatgttgaatgaaaacatgcatgtatgcagtcacacactgttgtaactccttcttccttactgagaggtgtctcaccctatcttcaGGCCCGTCTGTGCATCAGTCCTAATAGATAAAGGGAttggggaggttattttggttagcttacgtaagcatctaaatcttgtattaaacttgatgaaagtcctttttggagagttgtaatatgacgattattttaagtccgaatgtatgtaaattatggatgtattagtgaactctggtataagactagtagaaatcccaatggatgtttatgtttttttgcgacatttacatcatgattatgtatgttttacacccgtatgtccctgttaaGGGCGAGTTGCtaccatatcttgaacaggtataggtattatgtatgaatgagtgacacttgggtccgtataaagggttggGTCGTTACAGACTACGCTTTCAAAGTAAATATAATGATCAAACCTCAACAAATCTTGCACATAGTATTGATTATTAAGACATGAATTTCCTTAGATTTCAAATATATTAGTGGAAGAGTGTTGTTTTGCATGTGCATGGGCTATGCACTTGCTCTTgggcatatatattttttattttaaaatcctcCTAATAGAAACAATGTCATTCCCATAAGCTCCTGTGCGTGGGTAGCCATGTGCCAACTTAGGTCTTTAATACTATTATTACAGGCATAGGCCtgtatattttttgtatttgatGGGTGGAGGTGACttactcaatcactggttgtgattgaaatcCAGTGAGGATTGCATACaaatacactcaattgatttcaatctaaaaaaaaattacagattAATTCAAAAAACACATACACTtcttctcactggttattcaccctctctatactacacattacattacacacacacacacacacacacacacacacacacacacacatatctatttatagcaaatgaTGAATGGTAGGTTGATATTAACTTCAACGAAATTGGctagtaggtggagtaggttacctacatttcaaagaatttcaacaGTATTGGACTGGGTTGGTGGAGTAGCTGCCGACCAAGTTTTAATGCCACCGTCCCACCGTCAAGTTTACTCTTCAACATCCCCCcctaaacttgactctcctagtATTGTCATTCCAAGCATTGTCTTCCTcattagcttcctcaaagctaataGGGTCGCTAgtcaacaatagacaatatagtgtaacatactcttctattggttctttaGTTTCATACAAACCAGTTAGATTATGAGCCCTTCTAGACCCCATTTCtaagatttcacgctcaattggtgatgaaGATTTTTTTCCTctatggtgaaccatgtggaggtgtctgcagcttgggaacttgtgactcgatagtcacttctcttgtctgtgtggaTTCTTCTCCTTCTAGTGAAAATTTCGTATCTTTGGAAGATTTAGGCTGGTCCCACtttcaggattcattttcttcaaaaatgacatccttACTATAAATAACTTTCCTATTGAGGGGATTGTATAGTCGATATTCCATGGTGCTATCatcgtatccaacaaggatatatttctctcatttatcttccaactttgtctTTCTTGCCTccgggatcttggcgtaggcaaTAGAGCCAAATACtttaagatgactcacactgggcttatGAGTACTACAAGATTCATGTGGTATCTTTGTGTCAAGACTCTTTGCAGGACACCTGTTAAGCAGATAAACTACACATGATATTGCTTttacccaaaaactcttgggcacattcttatcctttaacatgctcctgacCATGTTTAGGATCGTgcggttcttcctctcagctacacCGTTCAAttggggagtgtaggtcggtgtgaactgtttttgaatcccttgttgcctaaggaattctaaGAAAGTTTCATCTTGGTACTCTCCTTTTTGGTCTGATCAGAGTGACTTGATGTGATAGCCACTCTATTTTTCCACATGAGCTTTGAACTCTTGAACTTATTGAACACCtatgacttccttttcaagaagtagacccaagtctttcTGCTGTAATCgtcaatgaaggtgaggaagtatcagttctatccatttgaaaatggCCTCAATGGACTATACACGTTTGCGTAtactagctggagcggcatggtatATCTCCAGTCGACTTGCTTTCCAAAACTTTTTCTGTATTGCTTGCTTAgaacacaactttcacatatcacatttgagtggtggatgttgggtaagccttttaCCATAttcttgcttcccaactgtttcaaactttcaaaattcagatgtctgtacctgagatgccatagccattctttgtctttgatgatagcgctcaaacaccttggcgtatcatgttgaatggtgAGCGGAAACATTAgtttctttgccatttgtactcaagtaacgagcttacctcgagcatctgttatcaccatcttcttatctttaaggctaatttGGTAGCCTTTCTCCATAAGTTGttcgagactaagtatattagtctttaTGACTGGCACATAGTACACATTGGAGATAAAAGtatggtctccatccttcctcttgattaagATATTTCCCCATCCTCGAACTGgaactttagagagatcaccaaatgatatctctccctgaactttctcatcaaatTCATTAAACATGTTCTTTCTTCCAGTCATGTGATTGCTAGCtccagagtcaaggtaccaaacattttggtcctggtggtttgaattgtgtgccatcagcatcaacgattcttcttcggctttctccttttcagcaaagttagcattttcatttacttcgtgattttggggattaccaCTACACTCATTGTTGTAGTGTTCGTACTTGTGGCAATTGTAGCACTGGACATTTCTTTTATCTACGTTTGGCCGGTTATTATATCCCCCttttccttgtcctctgccttgtgggacatagtTCTATTGATTGCGTCCTTCTCTAGTGGAATCTCTTCCGCTTTTACCGCCTTCTCTGGatttaaaatttccaaaatttcttccacgagatcctcggcctagtcctcttccttgctgtgaTGTCCCTCATTTATCGTATCTATCTGTAATGAGGGACAAGTTTGTTTGGAAGGTTTGCACCAGTGCTTTATCTTCACTCCTTCTGTTGATTTTCTGCTTATGGgattggagtgagcccacaagttcttctatggACATCGTttctaaatcttttgtttcttccatggtcaccactatataatcatattttggatccaaagattgAAAAATTTTCTCGCAAATTCTCTCGTCGTTAatagtctctccatttcttcttaattgatttgatactaccatgaCTCATGTACAGTAATCAGCAATAGATTCaatagatttcatttttaaggattcaaaatcacctcgcaatgtttgaagaagaatcttctttactttttttgcacctttgtgtgttcgatggagagagtcccaaacttctttggaagTCTTGGTAGTGGCGATAATTtcaaacgtggcctcatcaaggccatgatagattatggacttcaccttacaatccttctttcgatcgacTCGCAAGATCGTTCTTTGAGGGTTAGACATAGTTGTCTCATCTTCTTTTGATGGggcttctctgtacccatcttcaatgatgtccatgacatcctaagAACCTAGTAGGGCTCTTATTTTAATAGACCAATTATGATAGTTCTCCTGTGTCAGCTTTGGAATAATAGCTTATGTAGTACCGTTAGCTATcgggtttaatatatatataaaaaaagacTGATAGAGATTGATTTTTgcaaatctgatgccaccaataTGTTTAAAAGGTCcaaaaaccttagaaatcggTTTTGGATTGCAAATAATCGATTTAAAAATAGCTGAACCAACCAAAGAAGTTTTGGAccgtttttttttaaatggtttgacTTGACGGAGATAACGGTGTTAGTAATTTACCATTATGCCACGTGTCTGCTTCTACGTGTGCCGTGTGTCGGCAACTAGACGCGGGTCAGCTAGCCGGGTCGGGTTGTGCTCGTGGGCTGGTTCTGGGTTGCTGGTTGATGGGCTAGGTCACAGATCGGGATTCTGAGTTGGATCTCTCCAATCAGGTAGAGAAGGCGCGTGCGGGCGCGTGAGGAGTGTGACGTCGGTGGTCAATGTCCTCGTCGGCGCGTGCAGTGTGTGTGGAGGGCGCTATTTC
The sequence above is a segment of the Malania oleifera isolate guangnan ecotype guangnan chromosome 8, ASM2987363v1, whole genome shotgun sequence genome. Coding sequences within it:
- the LOC131161313 gene encoding stearoyl-[acyl-carrier-protein] 9-desaturase 6, chloroplastic-like, with amino-acid sequence MQSSLSLTVQNQRLSWTTRGRIPNPRLTPPSPSFKFRRPAVCAVAAPPQRPSQVTHSMPPEKAEVFKSLEGWATRNVLPLLKPVEQCWQQQDFLPDPSLPSDEFADRVRDLRDRTAGLPDDFFVVLVGDMITEDALPTYQTMINTLDGVRDETGASQDPWATWTRAWTAEENRHGDLLRAYLYLSGRVDMRMVERTVQYLIGAGMDPGTENNPYYGFVYTSFQERATFISHGNTARLAKESGDPVLGRVCGTIASDEKRHEHAYSRIVEKLLEVDPNSAMLAIAAMMRRKITMPAHLMYDGRDPRLFDHFSAVAQRLGVYTASDYADVLEFLIGRWRLEKLEGLTAEGARAQESVCVLPPRIRKMQERAEERSRKMDPPLARFSWIFNKEVALYK